From a single Nocardioides panacis genomic region:
- the aat gene encoding leucyl/phenylalanyl-tRNA--protein transferase — protein sequence MPTEPPVTGWVFPDLAQLPDDGGADDLVGMGADLEPGTLLAAYRQGLFPMPSDDPGLGMLWWSPVERGVLPLDGLRVSRSLRQSVRKMEVRVDTVFDDVIWACADPDRDGAWIDEEILDAYTRLHELGWAHSVEVWQDDDLVGGLYGVAVGGLFAGESMFHRVTDASKVALVGLVGLMSDEHADRRVLDVQWRTDHLASLGVVSVARPDYLRMIADAAAVPLPEAFR from the coding sequence ATGCCGACCGAGCCGCCCGTGACCGGGTGGGTGTTCCCCGACCTCGCGCAGCTGCCCGACGACGGCGGCGCCGACGACCTGGTCGGGATGGGCGCCGACCTCGAGCCCGGGACGTTGCTGGCGGCGTACCGGCAGGGGCTGTTCCCGATGCCGTCGGACGACCCGGGCCTCGGGATGCTCTGGTGGTCGCCGGTCGAGCGGGGCGTGCTGCCGCTGGACGGGCTGCGCGTCTCGCGGTCGCTGCGGCAGTCGGTGCGCAAGATGGAGGTCCGCGTCGACACCGTGTTCGACGACGTGATCTGGGCCTGCGCCGACCCGGACCGCGACGGCGCCTGGATCGACGAGGAGATCCTCGACGCCTACACGCGGCTGCACGAGCTGGGCTGGGCGCACTCGGTGGAGGTGTGGCAGGACGACGACCTGGTGGGCGGACTGTACGGCGTCGCGGTCGGCGGCCTGTTCGCCGGGGAGTCGATGTTCCACCGGGTCACCGACGCCTCGAAGGTGGCGCTGGTCGGCCTGGTCGGGCTGATGAGCGACGAGCACGCCGACCGGCGGGTGCTCGACGTGCAGTGGCGCACCGACCACCTCGCCTCGCTCGGCGTGGTGAGCGTGGCCCGGCCGGACTACCTGCGGATGATCGCCGACGCGGCCGCCGTACCCCTGCCCGAGGCCTTCCGCTGA
- a CDS encoding rhodanese-like domain-containing protein, translated as MTGIPTVAISGVPDPLPDGLHVLDVREPDEWQAGHIDGAVHIPLRDLPGRLADVPPGQTLVVCKVGGRSSQAAAYLLQQGHDVVNLDGGMLDWQGAGRPMVSETGGAPQVV; from the coding sequence ATGACTGGCATCCCCACCGTCGCGATCAGCGGCGTCCCCGACCCGCTCCCCGACGGCCTGCACGTCCTGGACGTCCGCGAGCCCGACGAGTGGCAGGCCGGCCACATCGACGGCGCGGTGCACATCCCGCTGCGCGACCTGCCGGGCCGCCTGGCCGACGTGCCCCCGGGGCAGACGCTGGTCGTGTGCAAGGTCGGCGGCCGCTCGTCGCAGGCCGCGGCGTACCTCCTCCAGCAGGGCCACGACGTCGTCAACCTCGACGGCGGGATGCTCGACTGGCAGGGCGCCGGGCGGCCGATGGTCAGCGAGACCGGCGGCGCCCCGCAGGTCGTCTGA